The proteins below come from a single Candidatus Planktophila dulcis genomic window:
- a CDS encoding NAD+ synthase, which translates to MKLRLALAQINPTVGDLAGNAALITQSVDQAVAAGAHIAIFPEMVLTGYPVEDLALRPSFQVASKSALTALATQLDMSIVSIVGYLDQVDGKPQNMVAVIAGGQVKARYAKCHLPNYGVFDEFRNFVAGDSTLVVRIHGIDVGIAICEDLWIDGGITAQLAERTPGLVIVPNGSPYERAKDDVRLALVTKRAREAKAPLAYVNMTGGQDDLVFDGDSIVVNSDGAVIARAPQFEDGVMIVDVDVAPGTSTPDVIISEDSVEIAKPSIPGIAHRLGDEEEMWNAIVVGLRDYVTKNGFTSVLVGLSGGIDSALVAALAIDALGPDRVHGVAMPSKYSSEHSIEDAQLMAANTGLGFRIIEIQKMVDAFLNEVELTGLAEENVQARVRGTTLMGLSNQFGHLVLATGNKSELACGYSTLYGDAVGGYAPIKDIYKTDVWALSRWRNQVAADAGEVPPIPERSITKEPSAELRPDQKDSDSLPEYEVLDKVLKAYVDDDLGRDALIAAGFDKALVMRVISMVDRAEYKRRQYPPGTKVSKRAFGKDRRLPMTSKWREL; encoded by the coding sequence ATGAAGTTGCGTTTGGCGCTCGCTCAGATAAACCCCACGGTCGGAGACCTTGCGGGTAATGCTGCGCTGATTACCCAATCAGTCGATCAGGCTGTTGCAGCCGGTGCCCATATCGCAATCTTTCCTGAGATGGTGCTGACCGGTTATCCGGTGGAGGATTTAGCGCTGCGCCCTTCTTTTCAGGTGGCAAGTAAGAGCGCACTTACAGCACTGGCCACACAATTAGATATGAGCATCGTCTCTATCGTGGGTTACTTAGACCAGGTCGATGGCAAGCCACAGAATATGGTCGCAGTCATTGCAGGTGGGCAAGTAAAGGCGCGTTATGCAAAGTGCCATCTGCCTAACTACGGCGTCTTTGATGAGTTCCGCAATTTTGTTGCAGGAGATTCAACCCTTGTCGTGCGCATCCATGGCATCGATGTTGGCATCGCCATCTGTGAAGATCTCTGGATCGATGGGGGAATTACCGCGCAGCTGGCAGAGCGCACGCCAGGGCTCGTCATTGTTCCCAATGGATCTCCCTATGAGAGAGCCAAAGATGATGTGCGCCTTGCACTGGTTACCAAGCGCGCTCGCGAAGCGAAGGCTCCACTTGCCTATGTGAATATGACCGGTGGCCAAGATGATCTGGTCTTTGATGGCGACAGCATTGTTGTGAATTCTGATGGAGCCGTTATTGCTCGCGCTCCTCAATTTGAAGATGGTGTGATGATCGTTGATGTCGATGTTGCACCTGGGACATCAACTCCTGATGTCATTATCTCTGAAGATTCTGTGGAGATTGCAAAGCCTTCTATTCCTGGAATTGCTCATCGCCTTGGTGATGAAGAAGAGATGTGGAACGCCATTGTTGTGGGCCTTCGCGATTATGTGACTAAGAATGGCTTTACATCAGTCCTCGTTGGTTTATCTGGCGGCATTGATTCAGCTCTCGTTGCAGCACTTGCCATTGATGCATTGGGCCCCGATCGCGTGCACGGTGTTGCTATGCCAAGTAAGTATTCATCTGAGCATTCGATTGAAGATGCCCAATTGATGGCTGCAAATACCGGCCTTGGTTTTCGCATTATTGAGATCCAGAAGATGGTCGATGCCTTCCTGAATGAGGTAGAGCTCACCGGACTTGCTGAAGAGAATGTGCAGGCACGTGTGCGAGGAACAACGCTGATGGGCCTTTCTAATCAATTTGGCCATCTTGTTCTTGCCACAGGAAATAAATCAGAGCTCGCCTGCGGATACTCCACCCTCTATGGCGATGCTGTCGGTGGTTATGCACCGATTAAAGATATTTATAAGACAGATGTGTGGGCACTTTCTCGTTGGCGCAATCAGGTGGCCGCGGATGCAGGTGAAGTGCCACCGATTCCTGAGCGCTCCATTACGAAGGAGCCCTCTGCTGAGCTGCGTCCTGACCAAAAGGATTCTGATTCACTTCCAGAATATGAAGTATTGGATAAAGTCTTAAAGGCCTATGTCGATGATGATTTGGGACGCGATGCCCTTATTGCTGCAGGCTTTGATAAAGCACTTGTCATGCGAGTGATCTCAATGGTCGATAGGGCCGAATATAAGCGGCGCCAATATCCGCCTGGCACCAAGGTCTCCAAGCGTGCCTTCGGTAAGGATCGACGCCTGCCTATGACAAGTAAGTGGCGCGAACTCTAA
- a CDS encoding glutamine synthetase family protein has translation MSPSENISKQQEFVLRTIEERDIRFIRLWFTDILGTLKSVAIAPAELENAFEEGIGFDGSAIQGFAREFESDMLAKPDPATFTILPWRAEAQGAARMFCDITLPSGEASPADSRNVLRRTLEKAAKMGYTCYTHPEIEFFLFKSQPEKGVAPVPVDQGGYFDHTPAVVGHDFRRQAITLLEAMGVSVEFSHHEGAPGQQEIDLRYADALSTADNIMTFRHVIKEVALNQGFFASFMPKPFTDHPGSGMHTHVSLFDGEKNAFYDSSAELNLSTVGRQFIAGILKHAAEITAVTNQWVNSYKRLQGGGEAPSIINWGHNDRGALVRIPMYKPKKENSTRIEFRSPDSACNPYLAYAVMLAAGLKGIEKKYVLEPSTDTQLLPSNLEEAILVMEKSELVRETLGEHVFDYFLRNKRSEWQDYRRQVSAYELDRYLPVL, from the coding sequence ATGTCCCCAAGTGAGAACATCAGCAAGCAGCAAGAGTTCGTCCTTCGCACTATCGAAGAGCGAGATATTCGTTTCATTCGTCTGTGGTTTACCGACATTCTTGGAACGTTGAAATCTGTCGCTATCGCACCTGCTGAACTTGAAAATGCCTTTGAAGAAGGAATCGGTTTTGATGGTTCTGCGATTCAAGGATTTGCTCGCGAATTTGAATCCGATATGTTGGCAAAGCCAGATCCTGCAACATTTACTATCTTGCCTTGGCGCGCTGAAGCACAAGGTGCTGCGCGTATGTTCTGCGACATTACTCTGCCAAGCGGTGAAGCATCTCCTGCCGATTCGCGCAATGTTCTTCGTCGCACCTTAGAAAAGGCCGCCAAGATGGGATACACCTGTTACACCCATCCTGAAATTGAATTCTTCCTCTTTAAATCACAACCTGAAAAAGGTGTGGCACCTGTTCCCGTTGATCAAGGTGGCTACTTCGATCACACACCAGCTGTTGTGGGACATGACTTCCGTCGTCAGGCAATTACGCTGCTTGAGGCAATGGGTGTCTCTGTTGAATTTAGCCATCACGAAGGTGCCCCTGGCCAACAGGAGATTGATCTTCGTTATGCAGATGCCTTAAGCACTGCAGATAACATCATGACTTTCCGCCATGTGATTAAAGAAGTAGCTCTGAACCAAGGATTCTTTGCATCCTTTATGCCTAAGCCCTTTACTGATCATCCTGGCTCTGGAATGCACACTCACGTCTCACTCTTTGATGGTGAGAAGAATGCTTTCTATGACTCCAGTGCAGAGCTCAATCTTTCAACAGTGGGCCGCCAATTTATTGCCGGCATCTTGAAGCATGCTGCAGAAATTACAGCGGTGACAAACCAATGGGTCAACTCTTATAAGCGCCTGCAAGGTGGGGGAGAAGCACCTTCGATTATCAACTGGGGCCACAATGATCGTGGAGCTCTTGTGAGAATTCCTATGTATAAGCCAAAGAAAGAGAACTCAACACGTATTGAATTCCGCTCACCAGATTCAGCATGTAATCCATACCTTGCCTATGCGGTGATGTTAGCTGCAGGTCTTAAGGGAATTGAGAAGAAGTATGTGCTTGAGCCATCGACTGACACTCAACTACTTCCATCAAATCTTGAAGAGGCAATCCTTGTGATGGAGAAGAGTGAACTTGTGCGCGAGACGCTGGGTGAGCATGTATTTGATTACTTCCTTCGCAATAAGCGCTCTGAGTGGCAGGACTATCGCCGCCAGGTCAGCGCCTATGAATTAGATCGATATTTACCCGTCCTCTAA
- a CDS encoding MFS transporter, translated as MANFAIDLTPLKKYPDFRNLWTAGLISYFGSMITYVALPFQLKELTGSYLAVGLLGVVEIVPLIIFGLYGGVLADSVDRKKMVWATEAGALILVLVLLGNSLLGSPTTLAIYLVAALFAVVDGLQRPSMDAMLPRLVSHEDLPAASALLSLRWQLGVIVGPTIGGIIFSTMSVSAGYVVDIATYVLSLLFLARVRSIPRSKEAEKPSLSALLDGVRYALKRQDLLGTYIIDLAAMTLAMPMALYPFWADELNAPWALGMFYAAITVGSVIVTLTSGWTRTYRYHGRAVILAAMGWGLAIAAAGLSTSLIFVLFFLTVAGASDMVSALFRGNIWNQTIPDHFRGRLAGIELLSYSVGPLAGQLRAASMAAATTLSISVTSGGLMCVVVVAFLAIFLPKMWKYDVQTNEFAVREREIRKNREIS; from the coding sequence GTGGCTAACTTTGCAATTGATCTGACTCCCCTAAAGAAGTACCCAGATTTTCGTAATCTCTGGACTGCAGGGCTGATTTCCTACTTCGGATCGATGATCACCTACGTTGCACTGCCCTTTCAACTCAAAGAGCTCACCGGTTCCTACCTCGCAGTAGGACTTCTGGGTGTTGTTGAGATTGTGCCTCTGATCATCTTCGGTCTCTATGGCGGTGTCCTTGCAGACTCTGTTGACCGTAAGAAGATGGTCTGGGCAACTGAAGCCGGCGCCCTCATCTTGGTCTTGGTTCTCCTTGGCAATTCACTTCTTGGCAGCCCCACCACCCTTGCCATCTATCTCGTCGCAGCTCTCTTTGCCGTAGTCGATGGTCTGCAGCGCCCTTCGATGGATGCGATGTTGCCACGACTTGTCAGCCATGAAGATTTACCAGCAGCAAGTGCTCTCTTAAGTTTGCGCTGGCAGTTGGGAGTCATCGTCGGACCCACTATCGGCGGCATTATCTTCTCAACGATGTCAGTCAGCGCTGGATATGTCGTTGATATCGCAACCTATGTACTCTCGCTACTTTTCCTTGCACGGGTGCGCTCTATCCCTCGTTCCAAGGAGGCCGAAAAGCCATCTCTGTCAGCGTTATTAGATGGTGTGAGATATGCATTGAAGAGACAAGATTTATTGGGTACATACATCATCGATCTTGCAGCGATGACTCTTGCGATGCCGATGGCGCTCTATCCTTTCTGGGCCGATGAATTAAATGCACCGTGGGCCCTCGGAATGTTCTATGCCGCCATCACTGTCGGATCTGTCATTGTCACTTTGACTTCTGGGTGGACTCGCACCTACCGCTATCACGGTCGCGCCGTCATCTTGGCTGCGATGGGATGGGGACTTGCCATTGCAGCAGCTGGCCTGAGCACCTCACTGATCTTCGTCCTTTTCTTTCTCACCGTTGCCGGAGCATCGGATATGGTCAGTGCCCTCTTCCGGGGAAATATTTGGAACCAGACCATCCCCGATCACTTCCGTGGACGTCTTGCCGGAATCGAATTACTTTCCTATTCAGTCGGTCCCTTAGCTGGCCAACTTCGCGCAGCTTCTATGGCCGCAGCTACCACCTTGTCGATCTCGGTAACTTCCGGGGGGTTGATGTGTGTCGTTGTGGTTGCATTTTTGGCAATTTTCTTGCCGAAAATGTGGAAATACGACGTCCAAACGAACGAATTTGCCGTTCGAGAGCGGGAAATTCGTAAAAATCGTGAGATTTCTTAA
- a CDS encoding ABC transporter ATP-binding protein, whose product MNQPVLKIEGLKKHFATTTGGAFSKVKGTVKAVDGIDLEIYPGETIGLVGESGCGKTTAGRTILKLYEPTEGKITFEGQDITHLKPKQMKPLRSQMQMIFQDPFASLNPRHTVGTIIGAAFDIQGITPAGGVEAEVQRLMARVGLNPEHINRYPHEFSGGQRQRIGVARAIALKPKLIVADEPVSALDVSIQAQVVNLLEDLQDEFNMAYIFVAHDLSVVQHISDRVIVMYLGKVMEQAQKVDLFTHPRHPYTKALLSAVPVADPIKGRKRERIILQGDLPSPVNPPAGCVFNTRCWKAQDKCRTQVPELMQIGTDPSHRIACHYPED is encoded by the coding sequence ATGAATCAGCCAGTTCTAAAAATTGAAGGATTAAAGAAGCACTTCGCCACAACAACCGGTGGTGCTTTCTCCAAGGTCAAGGGCACAGTCAAGGCTGTCGATGGCATCGACCTTGAAATCTATCCAGGTGAAACTATTGGCCTTGTGGGTGAATCCGGCTGCGGTAAGACAACTGCAGGGCGCACAATTTTAAAGCTCTATGAGCCAACAGAGGGAAAGATCACCTTTGAAGGTCAAGACATCACACACTTAAAGCCAAAGCAGATGAAGCCACTGCGTTCACAGATGCAGATGATCTTCCAAGATCCCTTTGCATCCCTGAACCCACGTCACACCGTCGGAACGATTATTGGCGCAGCATTTGATATTCAAGGCATTACTCCTGCCGGCGGCGTTGAAGCAGAAGTACAGCGCCTGATGGCTCGCGTGGGCCTGAACCCAGAACATATCAACCGCTATCCCCATGAGTTCTCAGGTGGCCAGCGCCAGCGTATTGGCGTTGCTCGCGCAATTGCACTCAAGCCAAAGCTCATCGTTGCCGATGAGCCAGTCTCAGCACTGGATGTTTCTATTCAAGCTCAGGTCGTTAACTTACTTGAAGACTTGCAAGATGAATTCAACATGGCATACATCTTTGTAGCTCACGATCTCTCAGTTGTTCAACACATCTCAGATCGCGTCATTGTGATGTATCTCGGCAAGGTGATGGAGCAGGCCCAGAAGGTCGATCTCTTTACCCATCCTCGCCATCCCTATACAAAGGCACTTCTGTCAGCAGTTCCTGTTGCAGATCCAATTAAGGGTCGAAAGCGCGAGCGCATCATCTTGCAAGGTGATCTTCCAAGCCCTGTAAATCCACCAGCAGGCTGTGTATTTAACACTCGCTGCTGGAAGGCGCAGGATAAGTGCCGCACGCAAGTCCCAGAGTTGATGCAGATTGGCACAGATCCAAGCCATCGCATCGCTTGTCACTACCCAGAGGATTAA
- a CDS encoding MarR family winged helix-turn-helix transcriptional regulator yields MAGQNATTPRWLNPAEMKAWRRYIIASRRLLEALDYDLDHHELSMADYEVLAQLSDAPERRMRMSELADMAMLSRSRLSHRIKVMEKAGWVKREACPIDKRGYFAVMTAKGWKAIVAAAPDHVDSVRGRFLDHLSKEDQKVLAEIFERVSDSLKENPLED; encoded by the coding sequence ATGGCAGGGCAAAACGCTACAACACCACGCTGGTTAAACCCTGCCGAAATGAAGGCTTGGCGCCGCTACATCATCGCTAGCCGGCGCCTACTTGAGGCGCTGGATTACGACCTCGATCACCATGAGCTGTCCATGGCGGATTATGAAGTCTTGGCACAACTGAGCGATGCCCCAGAGCGACGAATGCGTATGAGCGAGTTGGCAGATATGGCGATGCTCTCTCGCTCACGTCTATCCCACAGAATTAAGGTGATGGAGAAGGCCGGCTGGGTAAAGCGCGAGGCCTGTCCTATCGATAAACGCGGCTACTTCGCTGTCATGACTGCCAAGGGATGGAAGGCGATTGTCGCTGCTGCCCCAGATCATGTCGATAGCGTGCGAGGCAGATTTCTTGATCACCTGAGTAAGGAAGATCAGAAGGTATTGGCAGAGATTTTCGAACGGGTGAGTGATTCCTTAAAAGAGAATCCGCTAGAGGATTAG
- the panB gene encoding 3-methyl-2-oxobutanoate hydroxymethyltransferase: protein MSTSTTLYGGASHRRVTILDLRAAKERGEKWAMLTSYEQMTASIFDEAGIPVLLVGDSAGNNFLGEENTIPVTVDDLIPLTRAVVRGSNRALVIADLPFGSYEASAELALATSTRFFKEAGAMGVKLEGAHLATVEKLTSVGIPVMGHLGLTPQSLHQLGGYRVQGRDDADVIFDAALALEKAGAFAIVLELVPAELAARITAALSIPTIGIGAGSVCDAQVLVWTDMAGLTANPPKLAKAYRNLRKELFDATQEFALEVRSGAFPSEKETFH, encoded by the coding sequence ATGAGCACATCAACGACCCTCTATGGCGGTGCATCCCATCGTCGCGTCACCATCCTTGACCTGCGCGCTGCCAAAGAGCGCGGTGAGAAATGGGCGATGCTCACAAGCTATGAGCAGATGACTGCATCGATCTTTGATGAGGCAGGAATCCCCGTCCTTCTTGTGGGCGATAGCGCTGGCAATAATTTTCTCGGGGAAGAGAACACCATCCCTGTCACAGTCGATGATTTAATCCCACTGACCCGCGCCGTTGTTCGAGGATCCAACCGCGCCCTTGTCATTGCAGACCTTCCCTTTGGTTCTTATGAAGCATCAGCAGAACTTGCACTTGCCACCTCCACACGATTTTTTAAAGAGGCAGGTGCGATGGGAGTGAAGTTAGAAGGTGCTCACCTTGCTACCGTTGAAAAGCTCACATCCGTTGGCATTCCCGTCATGGGCCATCTGGGCCTTACCCCGCAATCTCTTCACCAATTAGGTGGCTATCGCGTGCAGGGCAGAGATGATGCAGATGTGATTTTCGATGCGGCCCTCGCCCTAGAAAAAGCTGGCGCCTTTGCCATCGTTCTTGAACTCGTTCCAGCTGAACTTGCCGCCCGCATTACTGCCGCCCTTTCTATTCCCACCATCGGAATCGGTGCAGGAAGTGTGTGCGATGCCCAAGTACTTGTCTGGACAGATATGGCAGGGCTAACTGCCAATCCTCCCAAGCTTGCCAAGGCATATCGCAATCTGCGTAAAGAGCTCTTCGATGCAACCCAGGAATTTGCTCTCGAGGTTCGTTCGGGTGCATTTCCTTCCGAAAAGGAAACCTTTCACTAG
- a CDS encoding M13 family metallopeptidase gives MSLTSGIDSASLDPLVRPQDDLFRHYNGKWVREYEMPADRSSDGIFRKLHDEAEEQVRQIIETSSGEGEAQKIGDLYKSFMDTDAIKARGISPIVDDLAAIDGITNLKEFITVMARLEMRGIGGIFGAAIYPDAMDSNTNILYIGQGGLSLPDESYYREEQFASIRTAFLDHVAKMCALVGIANGADVAKKILTLETEIATHHWDQVKDRDATLTYNKYSRAELESLAPHFLFDTWASNAKVPAKAFESLVVCEPSFFESLSAMFARFDSNRDSWVAWLKLNLVSASAAFLTDEIVQQNFEFYAKTLSGTPQIRDRWKRGVSVTQGALGEAIGKVYVEKHFPARAKQEMKVLVDYLLEAYRLSILELPWMSDATKQKALEKLKKFTPKIGYPDKWRDYSTLEISADDLIGNLWRIAEFDHAYAIAKIGAPVDRDEWHMTPQTVNAYYNPLANEIVFPAAILQPPFFDLDAEMAANYGGIGATIGHEIGHGFDDQGSKYDGDGNMVDWWLDEDRAKFEELTSVLVAQFDALSPESTPDIHVNGAFTLGENIGDLGGLAIAYKAYKLALKGAQSPVIDGFTGDQRFFLSYAHSWRNKNRPEEVRRRIAIDPHSPDEFRCNQIVRNVQEFYDAFALTEKDKLWLAPKERVRIW, from the coding sequence ATGAGCCTCACATCAGGAATCGATAGCGCCTCCCTCGACCCATTGGTCCGCCCTCAAGATGACCTCTTTCGCCACTACAACGGCAAGTGGGTCCGCGAGTATGAGATGCCGGCTGATCGCTCCAGCGATGGAATCTTTCGCAAACTCCATGACGAGGCTGAGGAGCAAGTTCGCCAGATTATTGAGACATCATCGGGTGAAGGTGAAGCCCAGAAGATCGGTGATCTCTATAAATCATTTATGGATACCGATGCCATTAAGGCACGTGGAATTTCACCGATAGTCGATGACCTTGCTGCTATCGATGGCATCACCAACTTAAAAGAATTCATCACCGTCATGGCCCGCCTTGAGATGCGCGGCATCGGTGGAATCTTTGGAGCAGCTATCTATCCCGATGCGATGGATTCCAATACCAATATTCTCTATATCGGCCAAGGTGGTCTCTCACTTCCTGATGAGTCCTACTACCGCGAAGAACAGTTTGCCTCCATCCGCACAGCATTCCTCGACCACGTGGCAAAGATGTGCGCACTCGTTGGAATCGCCAATGGCGCAGATGTTGCAAAGAAGATTCTGACTCTTGAGACAGAGATTGCCACCCATCACTGGGATCAGGTCAAAGACCGCGATGCAACCCTTACCTATAACAAGTACTCACGGGCAGAGCTTGAAAGCCTTGCCCCACACTTCTTATTCGACACCTGGGCCAGCAACGCCAAGGTGCCGGCAAAGGCATTTGAATCTTTGGTCGTCTGTGAACCATCCTTCTTTGAATCACTCTCTGCCATGTTTGCTCGCTTTGATTCCAACCGCGATTCATGGGTGGCCTGGCTCAAACTCAATCTTGTCTCTGCGAGCGCGGCCTTCCTCACCGATGAGATCGTCCAGCAGAACTTTGAGTTCTATGCAAAGACTCTCTCTGGCACACCACAAATCCGCGATCGCTGGAAGCGCGGAGTCTCCGTCACACAAGGTGCACTAGGAGAAGCCATCGGCAAGGTCTATGTGGAAAAGCATTTCCCTGCTCGCGCAAAGCAAGAGATGAAGGTCCTCGTTGATTACCTCCTTGAGGCATATCGCTTGAGCATTCTGGAACTGCCGTGGATGTCAGATGCCACAAAGCAGAAGGCGCTGGAGAAGCTCAAAAAGTTCACTCCCAAGATTGGCTATCCCGATAAGTGGCGTGATTACTCAACCCTTGAAATCTCAGCCGATGATTTGATTGGAAACCTCTGGCGCATTGCAGAGTTTGATCATGCCTATGCCATTGCAAAGATTGGAGCACCTGTCGATCGCGATGAGTGGCATATGACTCCTCAGACTGTTAATGCCTATTACAACCCCCTTGCTAATGAGATCGTCTTTCCTGCTGCCATCTTGCAGCCGCCCTTCTTTGATCTCGATGCTGAGATGGCTGCCAACTACGGCGGAATCGGTGCCACTATCGGCCATGAAATCGGCCACGGCTTTGATGATCAAGGATCGAAATACGATGGCGATGGCAATATGGTCGATTGGTGGCTTGATGAGGACCGTGCAAAGTTTGAAGAGCTCACTAGCGTCTTAGTTGCGCAATTTGATGCGCTCTCACCTGAGAGCACACCTGATATCCACGTTAATGGCGCCTTCACATTGGGTGAGAACATCGGTGACTTAGGTGGCCTTGCAATCGCCTATAAGGCCTATAAATTGGCTCTGAAGGGCGCACAGAGCCCTGTGATTGATGGATTTACCGGTGATCAACGCTTCTTCCTTTCCTACGCGCACTCATGGCGCAATAAGAACCGTCCTGAAGAGGTGCGCCGTCGCATTGCAATCGACCCACACTCCCCTGATGAGTTCCGTTGCAACCAGATTGTCCGCAATGTCCAGGAGTTCTATGACGCATTCGCGCTGACTGAAAAAGATAAGCTCTGGCTAGCGCCAAAAGAGCGCGTTCGGATTTGGTAA
- a CDS encoding ABC transporter ATP-binding protein — protein sequence MTLKPFLEVKNLNVAFPTEDGLVQASNDISFTVARGETLAVVGESGSGKSVTSLAVMGLHDRKRTQITGQAFLNLDSGPIDVISADDEVVRKLRGKAMSMIFQDPMSALHPYYSIGNQLIEAWALYNEGDKAAGKKRAIEMLDLVGIPDAAKRVDEFPHQFSGGMRQRVMIAMALINNPSLLIADEPTTALDVTVQSQILQLIREMQKEFNMALILITHDLGVVAEVADRVNVMYAGKIVESGSAEDIYYRPDHPYSIGLLNSIPKIGELESKRLVAIPGQPPSLINLPKGCSFRARCSFTDRVAGNLCATTAPTLDNKTTEHFSRCHLTEVELVKARTEIGGR from the coding sequence ATGACGCTTAAGCCATTTCTTGAGGTTAAAAACCTCAACGTTGCATTCCCTACTGAAGATGGCCTTGTGCAAGCATCTAATGACATCTCCTTTACTGTGGCACGTGGTGAAACCCTTGCCGTCGTGGGTGAATCAGGCTCAGGTAAATCTGTTACATCACTTGCTGTGATGGGCTTGCATGATCGAAAGCGCACACAAATCACAGGCCAAGCATTTCTTAATCTTGATTCAGGTCCGATCGATGTCATCTCAGCCGATGACGAGGTAGTGCGAAAGCTGCGCGGTAAGGCGATGTCGATGATCTTCCAAGATCCGATGTCGGCTCTGCACCCGTATTACTCCATTGGAAACCAGCTCATCGAAGCGTGGGCTCTCTATAACGAAGGCGATAAGGCGGCAGGTAAGAAGCGCGCTATCGAGATGCTCGATCTTGTGGGTATTCCAGATGCTGCAAAGCGCGTGGATGAATTCCCTCACCAATTCTCAGGTGGAATGCGCCAGCGCGTGATGATTGCAATGGCTCTTATCAATAATCCCTCCCTTTTGATTGCAGATGAGCCAACAACGGCGCTGGATGTGACTGTGCAGTCTCAGATCTTGCAGCTCATCCGTGAGATGCAGAAAGAGTTCAATATGGCTCTTATCTTGATCACTCACGATCTTGGTGTTGTCGCTGAAGTCGCAGATCGCGTTAACGTGATGTATGCAGGAAAGATTGTCGAAAGCGGTAGCGCTGAAGATATCTACTATCGCCCCGATCATCCTTACTCCATCGGCCTACTGAACTCGATTCCAAAGATCGGCGAACTTGAATCAAAACGTCTTGTCGCAATCCCTGGACAGCCACCATCGCTGATTAATCTGCCCAAGGGATGTTCATTCCGCGCCCGTTGTTCCTTTACAGATCGCGTTGCAGGCAATCTCTGTGCCACAACAGCGCCGACACTTGATAACAAAACCACAGAGCACTTCTCACGTTGCCACCTCACGGAGGTAGAACTTGTCAAAGCTCGCACAGAAATCGGTGGCCGCTGA
- a CDS encoding ABC transporter permease — MLKYLARRLSATFLVITLVSMSVFGIFAVLPMDPAALTCGKACSPAVIEANRHRLGLDVPVHVQYGRFVKGLVAGREYGDGAAKFECPAPAFGYSYNRHECVTTLVAEAFPVTLSLAVGAFVLWLSVGVGLGILAARKRNEWQDRGATAFVLIGTSLPTFISGILILLFVALKFNLINPLEMGRWVSPLEDPVAWFRSFIFPWITLALLYAATYTRFTRSSVIEISSEDYIRTARAKGLNEQDILRKHTLRAALAPIVTLAGLDFAGLLGGAIITEGIFNLPGLGRLSIRAVLNDYDLPTILATTILAASFVVIANLLVDILYAYIDPRVRVAS, encoded by the coding sequence ATGTTGAAGTACTTAGCTCGTCGATTGAGTGCGACCTTCCTGGTCATCACTCTCGTGAGCATGTCTGTATTTGGCATCTTCGCCGTCCTTCCTATGGACCCAGCAGCGCTCACATGCGGAAAAGCATGTTCCCCTGCTGTTATTGAAGCTAACCGCCATCGCCTTGGGCTTGATGTCCCTGTGCACGTTCAATATGGCCGCTTTGTTAAGGGACTAGTTGCAGGGCGTGAATATGGCGATGGAGCAGCCAAGTTTGAATGTCCAGCTCCAGCATTCGGTTATTCATATAACCGCCACGAATGCGTGACAACTCTCGTCGCAGAAGCATTCCCAGTCACTTTATCTCTAGCAGTGGGAGCCTTTGTTCTCTGGCTTTCTGTCGGTGTCGGCCTTGGAATCCTCGCGGCCCGAAAGAGAAATGAGTGGCAAGATCGCGGTGCTACGGCATTCGTTCTCATCGGCACATCACTTCCAACATTTATCTCGGGTATTTTGATTCTTCTCTTTGTGGCGTTGAAATTTAATCTCATCAATCCACTGGAGATGGGACGGTGGGTCTCACCATTAGAAGATCCAGTTGCATGGTTTAGATCCTTTATCTTCCCTTGGATTACCTTGGCGCTCCTCTATGCAGCGACCTATACGCGTTTTACGCGCTCTAGTGTGATTGAGATTTCTTCTGAAGATTACATTCGCACAGCGCGCGCCAAGGGATTAAATGAGCAAGATATCTTGCGCAAGCACACACTGCGCGCCGCCCTTGCCCCTATCGTCACACTTGCTGGTCTTGATTTTGCCGGGTTACTCGGTGGCGCAATCATCACCGAAGGAATATTTAACTTGCCAGGGTTAGGTCGTCTCTCGATTCGAGCAGTGCTCAATGATTACGACCTGCCAACTATTCTTGCAACAACGATCTTGGCGGCATCATTTGTAGTTATTGCAAACCTCTTGGTCGATATCTTGTATGCATATATTGATCCACGAGTGAGAGTTGCTTCATGA